The proteins below are encoded in one region of Paraburkholderia phenazinium:
- the tldD gene encoding metalloprotease TldD, whose translation MNIIEPGIRNLATAKDVLLTPYGLDEALLSRTLAEIFTHRIDYADLYFQATRSEAWSLEEGIVKSGSFSIDQGVGVRAVSGDRTAFAYSDDLSPEAIRQAALATRSIAKAGGGKQKIKVAPSLTGIAGRDLYLPSDPLHSLDATAKVKLLERVEQMARSRDPRITQVMAGLAGEYDVVLVARSDGALAADIRPLVRVSVTVIAEQNGRREIGSGGGGGRFDYGYFTDAVLSKYVDDAVHAALVNLDARPAPAGAMTVVLGPGWPGVLLHEAIGHGLEGDFNRKGSSAFAGRIGERVAAKGVTVVDDGTLPNRRGSLNIDDEGNPTQCTTLIEDGILKGYIQDTLNARLMKMPVTGNARRESYAALPMPRMTNTYMLNGDKDPQEIIASVKNGLYAVNFGGGQVDITNGKFVFSASEAYMIEDGKVTYPVKGATLIGSGPESLKFVSMIGNDMALDSGVGVCGKEGQSVPVGVGQPTLRIEKMTVGGTA comes from the coding sequence ATGAACATCATCGAACCCGGTATCCGTAATCTCGCCACTGCCAAGGACGTGCTCCTCACGCCCTACGGCCTCGACGAAGCTCTGCTGTCACGCACGCTCGCCGAAATCTTCACGCACCGCATCGACTACGCGGACCTGTATTTCCAGGCCACCCGTAGCGAAGCCTGGAGCCTTGAAGAAGGTATCGTGAAATCTGGCAGCTTCAGCATCGATCAAGGGGTGGGCGTACGCGCCGTCTCGGGCGACCGGACCGCGTTTGCCTACTCGGACGATCTGTCGCCCGAGGCCATTCGCCAGGCTGCGCTCGCCACCCGCTCGATCGCCAAGGCCGGCGGCGGCAAGCAGAAGATCAAGGTTGCCCCTTCGCTGACCGGCATTGCCGGACGCGACCTGTATCTGCCGTCCGATCCGCTGCATTCGCTCGACGCGACCGCCAAGGTCAAGCTGCTCGAACGCGTCGAACAGATGGCGCGCAGCCGCGATCCGCGTATCACCCAGGTGATGGCGGGTCTGGCCGGCGAATACGACGTGGTGCTGGTGGCGCGCAGCGACGGCGCGCTCGCCGCGGACATCCGGCCGCTGGTGCGTGTCTCCGTCACGGTGATCGCTGAGCAGAACGGCCGCCGCGAGATCGGCAGCGGCGGCGGCGGTGGCCGCTTCGATTACGGCTATTTCACGGACGCGGTGTTGTCAAAGTACGTCGATGACGCGGTGCACGCTGCGCTGGTCAACCTCGACGCCCGCCCGGCCCCGGCCGGCGCGATGACCGTCGTGCTAGGCCCGGGCTGGCCCGGCGTGCTGCTGCACGAAGCAATCGGCCACGGTCTCGAAGGCGACTTCAACCGCAAGGGATCGTCGGCGTTTGCTGGACGCATCGGCGAGCGCGTCGCGGCCAAGGGCGTCACGGTGGTCGACGACGGCACGCTGCCGAATCGCCGCGGCTCGCTCAATATCGACGATGAAGGCAATCCGACCCAGTGCACCACGCTGATCGAGGACGGCATCCTGAAGGGCTATATCCAGGACACGCTGAACGCCCGCCTCATGAAGATGCCGGTAACGGGCAACGCGCGCCGCGAGTCGTACGCAGCCCTGCCGATGCCGCGCATGACGAACACCTACATGCTGAACGGCGACAAGGATCCGCAGGAAATCATTGCCTCGGTGAAAAACGGCCTGTACGCGGTGAATTTCGGCGGCGGTCAGGTCGACATCACCAACGGCAAGTTCGTATTCTCGGCGTCCGAGGCCTACATGATCGAAGACGGCAAGGTGACGTATCCAGTGAAGGGCGCGACGCTGATCGGCAGCGGCCCGGAATCGCTCAAGTTCGTCAGCATGATCGGCAACGATATGGCGCTGGATTCCGGTGTCGGCGTATGTGGCAAGGAAGGTCAAAGCGTGCCGGTGGGCGTTGGCCAACCGACCCTGCGCATCGAGAAGATGACGGTGGGCGGCACGGCCTGA
- a CDS encoding carbon-nitrogen hydrolase family protein → MSEQHANPPSLSPSFRVAALQMVSTPDRDRNLAEAERLIAEAAADGAQLVLLPEYFCFMGFKDTDKLSVREPYGDGPIQRFLSDAARRHGVWVIGGTLPITAPEANRVLNTTLVFNPKGEEVTRYDKIHLFNFEKGEESFDEARTIRPGSEVRTFEAPFGRVGLSVCYDLRFPELYRRLGDCALIVVPSAFTYTTGRAHWEMLLRARAVENQCYVLAAAQGGKHENGRRTWGHSMLIDPWGEIVAVREEGAGVVAGNLERARIDEVRQSLPAWRHRVLTS, encoded by the coding sequence ATGAGCGAACAACACGCCAATCCCCCCTCCCTTAGCCCGTCCTTCCGCGTCGCCGCATTGCAGATGGTGAGCACGCCGGATCGCGACCGCAATCTCGCCGAAGCCGAACGCCTCATTGCCGAGGCCGCTGCCGACGGCGCGCAACTGGTCCTGCTGCCCGAATACTTCTGTTTCATGGGTTTTAAGGATACCGACAAGCTCAGCGTACGCGAACCCTACGGCGACGGCCCGATCCAGCGCTTTCTTTCCGACGCGGCGCGCCGCCACGGCGTCTGGGTAATAGGCGGCACATTGCCGATCACGGCGCCCGAAGCGAACCGCGTCCTGAACACCACGCTGGTGTTCAACCCAAAGGGCGAGGAAGTCACCCGCTACGACAAGATTCACCTGTTCAACTTCGAAAAAGGTGAAGAATCGTTCGACGAAGCGCGCACCATCCGCCCGGGCTCCGAGGTCCGCACCTTCGAGGCGCCGTTCGGAAGAGTCGGCCTGTCGGTCTGCTACGATTTGCGTTTCCCGGAGTTGTACCGCCGGCTGGGCGATTGCGCGCTGATCGTGGTGCCGTCCGCTTTCACCTACACGACCGGCCGTGCGCACTGGGAAATGCTGCTGCGCGCCCGCGCCGTCGAGAACCAGTGTTACGTGCTCGCCGCGGCGCAAGGCGGCAAGCACGAGAACGGCCGCCGCACATGGGGACACAGCATGCTGATCGACCCGTGGGGCGAGATCGTCGCGGTACGCGAGGAAGGTGCCGGCGTGGTGGCCGGCAATCTCGAACGGGCACGCATCGACGAAGTCCGGCAGAGCCTGCCGGCCTGGCGTCACCGCGTACTGACGAGTTAA
- a CDS encoding YhdP family protein — MSERNESAAQQEAGQVRSVSGDHHVVLRHTLRVLLGIALVVYFIAAALFMGLRYGLLPYVDSFRPRIETLVSEKIHAQLTIGKLAPHWTGFQPGIDVTNLMIRDREGKVGLNIPHATATVSWSSLWQFKPILSSLIVNQPDVLIERGSDGSLSVAGVVAPSTHTGNDTFSSWLLRQQAIVLRGGTLRWHDARHDAPELALQNIRLAILNDGYNHHLALQAPPDGRVLHGPLDFRVYFKHAPLSAIGKPINWTGQAYVSTGPVDLPALAHYMDFPIETFAGRIDNAIWIDFAQGRTTSASGELSGSDISLRVRPTQPRLDVPVASFSWKVETGPDDYTLQLNHLHAELGQPPLEDGTPLTRTLALTTLSGHYRRASVQHGQLFSVTGDRVDLGILAEFSRALPLSGHLLNELVRFDPRGLVANYLIEVERARPESGEAASERNAGGAEPIVRYRFKADLQGISVAAQEPPPGLTPLGHPRAGLPGVENLWGSVDADENHGAMSIDTNNVALTLPGVFDNPRLRFDRLKGRGSWTVKPAAPGEAHKAFAITVPELSVANADAVASATANYSNPGHGRGSLDLTAKFEHAQVTRIVRYLPTSIPEKLRTYLGHGLQAGISRGGVIEIHGDLTKFPYSRDPTAGVFQIVAPFKGGKFDPSPFPPRMMKDGVTPNVWPPLDGIDGTFSLKENVLRFDVDRAHYKRVALGKVSGKIDDLGTKASSLVINGDGHGPLADMLDYVNASSLGSLSKHVGEKVQAEGPASLALKLTVPRTPKPHIAVEGAIGFQNNRLSTDNVPPLSQLTGKVHFTEHTAQLDHLSGQFMGGDVHANGGVQNNGTYALDLNGHIAVDAARGLNLHGPAAQVLTRMNGSAPYEVNVTGAKGHLPNVTANSDLTSLALDFPAPFNKPLGQPMPLHFTFKPAASESDAGLQRADLKFGPIAATYLLRHTPGKPPEVVVGAVGVNKPAELPSEGVIAAVDIDAFDADQWRALVTQMRSKETPPPPGTPASAPNPTLTQFLPNRFAVHIGTLTLLKRHWESVIVGASRDNGNWQANIASNQVSGHVAWLPGPVKGSPGTLQARLARLVIPSATENDLLGQAISAPAQNMPTIDLVVNELIVRDHNIGSLEVDAHNFQEDGVPVWQLDKLDITNPAATLTATANWRTSTQLGANADEDTPKRTVFDFKLDIKDAGALLQQFGQPRTLKGGSGTLSGKVVWRGGPTRIDYPTLNGNLAVDMRHGQILKVDPGVAKLLGVLSLQSLARFATLNFKDVIGEGLPFESVTGTGQISDGIGRTDNFRMVTAPARAEMAGSVDLAQETQDLHVHIVPTVSAGAGVVAATVINPLFGLAALVADLALSKSISKAFAMDYAITGSWSKPHVERVRGDRGKMDLPASTVEAQ; from the coding sequence ATGTCCGAGCGAAACGAATCCGCCGCGCAACAGGAAGCCGGACAAGTCAGGTCAGTGAGCGGCGACCACCACGTGGTGCTGCGCCACACCCTGAGAGTGCTGCTGGGGATCGCGCTCGTCGTTTATTTCATTGCAGCGGCTCTGTTCATGGGTCTGCGTTACGGCTTGCTGCCGTACGTCGATTCTTTCCGGCCGCGCATCGAAACCCTCGTCTCCGAGAAGATCCACGCGCAACTCACTATCGGCAAACTGGCGCCGCACTGGACCGGTTTCCAGCCCGGCATCGACGTCACCAACCTGATGATCCGGGACCGCGAAGGCAAGGTCGGGCTAAACATCCCGCATGCCACCGCCACGGTCTCGTGGAGTTCGCTGTGGCAATTCAAGCCGATCCTCTCGAGCCTGATCGTCAATCAGCCTGACGTGCTGATCGAGCGCGGCAGCGACGGCTCGCTCTCGGTCGCCGGCGTCGTGGCGCCGAGCACCCATACCGGCAATGACACCTTCAGCTCGTGGCTACTGCGCCAGCAGGCCATTGTGCTGCGCGGCGGCACGCTAAGGTGGCACGACGCGCGCCACGATGCACCTGAACTTGCGCTGCAGAACATTCGTCTGGCCATTCTCAACGACGGCTATAACCACCACCTCGCGCTGCAGGCGCCGCCGGACGGCCGGGTCCTGCATGGCCCGCTCGATTTCCGCGTGTACTTCAAACATGCGCCTTTGTCGGCTATCGGCAAGCCGATCAACTGGACCGGCCAGGCTTACGTGTCGACCGGCCCGGTCGATCTGCCCGCGCTAGCCCACTACATGGATTTCCCAATCGAGACGTTCGCGGGCCGGATCGACAACGCTATCTGGATCGACTTCGCCCAAGGCCGGACGACCTCGGCGAGCGGCGAGCTGAGCGGCTCCGATATCTCGTTGCGCGTGCGGCCGACCCAGCCGCGCCTGGACGTGCCGGTCGCGAGCTTTTCCTGGAAAGTCGAGACGGGACCGGACGACTACACGCTGCAACTGAACCACCTGCACGCGGAACTCGGCCAGCCGCCGCTCGAGGACGGCACGCCGCTCACCCGCACGCTGGCCCTCACCACTTTAAGCGGCCACTACCGCCGCGCATCGGTACAGCACGGCCAGTTGTTTAGCGTGACCGGCGACCGTGTCGATCTCGGCATACTCGCCGAATTCAGTCGCGCGCTCCCGCTCTCGGGACATCTGTTGAATGAACTGGTGCGCTTCGACCCTCGCGGCCTGGTGGCGAACTACCTGATCGAGGTCGAACGGGCCAGGCCCGAATCCGGCGAGGCGGCCAGCGAACGTAATGCAGGGGGCGCCGAACCGATCGTGCGCTACCGCTTCAAGGCGGACCTGCAGGGCATCAGCGTCGCGGCCCAGGAGCCGCCGCCAGGGCTCACCCCGTTGGGTCACCCGCGGGCCGGCTTGCCTGGCGTGGAAAATCTGTGGGGTAGCGTCGACGCCGACGAAAATCATGGCGCCATGAGCATCGACACCAACAACGTGGCCCTTACGCTGCCTGGTGTTTTCGATAACCCGCGCCTCAGATTCGACCGCCTGAAGGGTCGCGGCAGCTGGACGGTCAAGCCGGCGGCGCCAGGTGAAGCCCACAAGGCGTTTGCCATTACCGTCCCGGAACTGAGCGTCGCCAATGCGGATGCGGTCGCTTCGGCGACCGCGAACTACAGCAATCCCGGCCACGGTCGCGGCTCACTCGACCTGACGGCGAAGTTCGAGCACGCCCAGGTCACGCGGATCGTCCGCTACCTCCCCACCAGCATCCCCGAGAAGCTGCGCACCTACCTGGGTCACGGGCTGCAAGCCGGCATCTCGCGCGGCGGGGTGATCGAGATACACGGCGATCTCACCAAATTCCCCTACTCGCGCGACCCAACTGCCGGCGTGTTCCAGATCGTGGCGCCGTTCAAGGGCGGCAAGTTCGACCCGTCACCTTTCCCGCCGCGCATGATGAAAGACGGCGTGACGCCGAATGTGTGGCCGCCGCTGGATGGTATCGACGGCACGTTCTCGCTGAAAGAGAACGTGCTGCGCTTCGACGTCGATCGCGCGCACTACAAGCGCGTCGCGCTCGGCAAGGTCAGCGGCAAGATCGACGATCTGGGCACCAAGGCATCGAGCCTGGTCATCAACGGCGATGGACACGGGCCGCTCGCCGACATGCTCGACTACGTCAACGCGAGTTCGCTCGGCAGTCTCTCGAAGCATGTCGGCGAAAAGGTGCAGGCCGAAGGGCCCGCATCGCTGGCACTGAAGCTGACAGTGCCGCGTACGCCGAAACCGCACATCGCCGTCGAGGGTGCGATCGGCTTCCAGAACAACCGTCTCAGCACCGACAACGTGCCGCCGCTGTCGCAACTGACCGGCAAGGTTCATTTCACCGAACACACCGCCCAGCTCGATCACTTGAGCGGCCAGTTCATGGGCGGTGACGTGCACGCCAACGGCGGTGTGCAGAACAACGGCACTTACGCGCTTGATCTGAACGGCCACATTGCCGTCGACGCAGCACGCGGTCTGAATCTGCACGGACCAGCCGCCCAGGTGCTCACGCGCATGAACGGCAGCGCGCCCTACGAGGTAAACGTAACGGGAGCCAAAGGGCATCTGCCTAATGTCACGGCCAACTCCGACCTGACCAGCCTCGCGCTCGACTTCCCCGCGCCGTTCAACAAGCCGCTCGGCCAACCGATGCCGCTGCATTTCACCTTCAAGCCCGCCGCCTCGGAAAGCGACGCCGGCCTGCAACGCGCCGACCTCAAGTTCGGCCCGATAGCCGCCACCTACCTGCTGCGCCACACGCCGGGCAAGCCGCCGGAGGTGGTGGTCGGCGCAGTCGGTGTCAACAAGCCGGCTGAACTGCCGAGCGAAGGCGTGATCGCCGCGGTCGACATCGACGCGTTTGACGCGGATCAATGGCGCGCCCTGGTGACCCAGATGCGCAGCAAGGAAACGCCCCCGCCGCCCGGCACCCCGGCGAGCGCCCCCAACCCGACGCTTACGCAGTTCCTGCCCAACCGCTTTGCCGTGCATATCGGCACGTTGACGCTGCTCAAGCGCCACTGGGAAAGCGTGATCGTCGGCGCATCGCGGGACAACGGCAACTGGCAGGCCAACATCGCCTCGAATCAGGTTTCCGGCCACGTGGCCTGGCTGCCCGGCCCCGTCAAAGGTTCGCCGGGGACGCTGCAGGCCCGTCTCGCCCGCCTGGTGATTCCGTCTGCCACCGAAAACGATCTGCTCGGCCAGGCGATCTCGGCCCCGGCGCAGAACATGCCGACGATCGATCTGGTGGTGAACGAACTGATCGTGCGCGACCACAACATCGGCAGTCTCGAAGTCGACGCGCATAACTTCCAGGAAGACGGCGTGCCGGTCTGGCAGCTGGACAAGCTCGACATCACCAACCCGGCTGCCACGCTGACCGCCACCGCCAACTGGCGCACCTCGACGCAGCTCGGCGCCAATGCCGACGAAGACACGCCAAAGCGCACCGTGTTCGACTTCAAGCTCGATATCAAGGATGCCGGCGCGTTGCTCCAGCAGTTCGGCCAACCGCGCACGCTCAAGGGCGGCAGCGGCACGCTGTCGGGCAAGGTCGTCTGGCGTGGCGGCCCGACCCGCATCGACTATCCGACGCTGAACGGCAACCTGGCCGTCGACATGCGCCATGGCCAGATTCTCAAGGTCGATCCGGGCGTCGCCAAGCTGCTGGGCGTGCTGAGCCTGCAAAGCCTTGCGCGCTTTGCGACGCTCAATTTCAAGGACGTGATCGGCGAAGGTCTGCCGTTTGAAAGCGTGACCGGAACCGGACAGATCAGCGACGGCATCGGCCGCACCGACAACTTCAGGATGGTGACCGCGCCGGCCCGCGCCGAGATGGCGGGCTCGGTGGATCTCGCGCAGGAGACCCAGGACCTGCACGTGCACATTGTGCCGACCGTCAGCGCGGGCGCTGGCGTGGTGGCGGCCACGGTGATCAATCCGCTGTTCGGCCTCGCTGCGCTGGTGGCGGACCTCGCGCTGTCGAAGTCGATTTCGAAGGCGTTCGCAATGGACTACGCCATCACCGGTTCGTGGTCAAAACCCCACGTCGAGCGGGTGCGCGGCGATCGCGGTAAGATGGACCTGCCGGCTTCGACCGTGGAAGCGCAGTGA